acactataaaaagcaaagcagtCCAAAGCAAcaactgcgtgtgtttggactgacacagaaagaggaactcaaagaaagaaaagaatgactgggatgagtgagggggatttttctcAGGCGTACTCCATCGCTCAgttcttgtagttcacatttagatgatgtcacaatgataaataatttgctttatttatatattcatttaagattgagtaatttaatttggtatgtaactattcacaaaccaccatttccaacattcttaaatttacagtttggagaaCTGTAGAACTAGGGtactacaatttaaaaataaataaataaataaataaataaatacatttaaatcatacaaatccatttttttttttttttttttttttttaataaaaaaaaaaatcaccaaccctggtcctaatttaaatgaatttcttcagatttaatttggctttttggaaatatgaaaaaaaaaaaataattgacctCCCTTGCTAATTGGAAACATAATAAGACCACGTTTCTTGAGTGACAGGAGACCCATCACATTAGATAAAACAACAGAAAACTGTTTTAATTcttgtagtttgtttttattttttagaagtaATGCATAATATAGTTATAAGCATTTGTTATGGACAGGAAAAGATTACCAAGAAAAACTCTGAGCACACATTTGCATTTTGGCATAACATAGTGACAATTATaagtgttactgtttttattaggTACTTCTGTAAAGTGTCAATAACAAGGTCAgaataaaaatgaattataaCTTCAGATACAAGTATGCCAACATAAAAGCATACATGCTCAGTAAATACAATAAGAATTGAATTAAACTTGAACTGCGGTTTCTGCATAATAATTCCACTACTAACAATATAGGCATACAAACTGTTATTTTATTTCAAGTTGACCTCAAGGTTTAGTTAATAATAATGGTCAAAGTAGCCTTGGCACACTGAGAGGATTGAGACCAATCAGAAAAGAGGCTGTGATTGAATCTATTCTTATAGTCATCATCAAATATCTGGGATTCAACCTTGATCACAGGACATTTAGAGATCACACAGTTTATAATGCTAGTCCCATCTACGTCAGTAAGGGAGCACTGGCTTGGAATAGCTTCAGGTGGTGGGGTTGAAATGGCAGGAGTGTTCTCTGACTGTGGCTGGGAGTTGCATGGGGGATGTGCCTCAGATACACAGATGAGTTGCTTCTTCCTTAATGAGATCAGACTCTGTCCTCCCAGGTGCTCTGGGCTCTCACATAAAACCATCTTAGAATGCATTAAGTTGTCTATGTTGTACTGAACCCAGTCATGAAGATACAGCAAGTGACAATCACATATCCAAGGATTATCATGTAAGGTTGCATATGGCATAATTCCTATTGGATCAAAAAGACCCTCAGAGATTGTATGTAGCAGATTTTCGTTAAGACTGAGCAATTGTAAATTGGATAGATCTTGAAATAAGCCCTCATCCAGGGAAGTCAAGTTGTTTTTTTGCAGGTAGAGTTTTTCTAGTTTGAACAGACCATGGAATGTTGTGTTTGGCAGATGGGTAATTTGATTTTCAGACAGGGCAAGTTCATGTAACTTACGGAGGTTTCTGAATGCTTCACCGGGGACAGTTCTGAGTTGATTTTTAGCCAGGTAGAGTTTGGTAAGCTTCGGCATGTTCTTGAAATGCTGGATTTTTCTCAGGTGGTTGGATGTAAGGTCTAAAAGCTCCAAGTTgtgcaaaaaatgaaatattgcagAAGGAAGGAAGTTTATGTAGTTGCCTTGGAGGTATAGGTTTTCCAGAACATTCAGCTTTGTAAAAATGTTGTCTGGAAGCACAATAATTCTGTTACCATGTAATGAAAGTTCTTTCAGACTTAAAAGATCATCAAAAACATGCGCATCAAGAGTGACTATTATATTCTCATTTAACCTCAGGGTTTGCAGGTCAGATAGGGCTTTGAACAGTTCTCTTTGAATTACAGCGATCCTATTTTGAGAAAGGTCTAGTATCTGGAGCTTATGGAGCTGATGGAAGATATTATTTGGAAGGCCAGTTATGATGTTTCCCTTCAGATGAAGAATCTCTAGGTTTATCAGTGGATCAAGCAGACCATTATTCAGTGCCTGAAACTTATTGAAGTTGAGATTCAGATTTTTAAGGCTTGTCAATGGGCTGAAAACCTCAACTCTCAGCTCTTTCAGCTGGTTGCCATTTATCTCCAGTTCCTGGAGTTCTTGCAAATCACCAAAGGCTCCCTGTTTCACCTCTGTTATAAGGTTGTTTACTAGGATGATTTTGGAAAGTCCTGGGCTATCTTTgaaagctccagttttgataAGTTTCAGGCTGGTAGTCACCATCACAAGCTCTTTCACACTGGCGGATATGTTTTGTGGAACAGCAGTGATCTCCTCATCAGCACAGAAAACCTTATAGGGTGTAAAGCAGTGACATCCATCAGGACAGCTGTGGCCAAGGCTGTGACAAAGCTGTACCATTACCAAGAGGGTGAGGGCGTGTTCTGCAGTCATTGTACTGAAGAGAAAGGTGCATATACAGTTATATCTCCTATGCTGTCACATAACTTTGTCTGAGATGTGTTTACAAATCCTCCATTATTAAAGTAAATGCTCTATAACCTTCAGATCTAGTCTTGTCTTGTATACTGGGTAGCTCAATGAAGCGCtcccatttttgttttgttttttcacatgcCAAAAGTATACCTGCTCCCCTAATAAGTGTTCCTATTTTAATGGGATATGACGTGTAAACATAACGAGCCTAATTTTGCACATATTGTGTAGCAGTAGCTCCTCAGCCTATATATTGAGATTCAAGTACTTGCACATAACTGGTTATACATTGGCAATCTTGCTGCAGAATGCAAACTGTTCACAGCTCCATAGAATTGTGCATATATATGATGTacaatgtattatataatgtagtCCAGCTGTCCTtaagtctattttttttaaaaaaaagtacatttaaataaatgtagaataaATCTAAATGCAGATCTGCATAAACTAGCCATTTAacagtgtacagtacatgcaaatgCTTTTACTTTACCTCATGTTGTGTCTCTCCTATACAGGACCTTAATCCAcctgtttttaaaaatagaaatatgaaCACTTACCTTGGTGACTGTGAGAAAGCCAGGGCATCTGAAGACACAAGAGACCAATGTGTACTGTAGTGGATTACAGTGGGTGTGGAGCAGGGTACAGGGTTCTTCCAGTAAATACTCAGATAAGATTTCCTGGACCAAATTGCACTATGATTAAAACGCTTTCCTGTTGACAAGAAGAAATGCTGAACTTTGGAAAAGGTTCAGGTTTCACAGAAGGGATATCTAActatctgttttatttaaaacacaaaaaaatagttttattgttttgtgtctgtATCGTACCTTTTGAAGTGGCACAGCAGTCTTCATTTTCTAAGGTGTATTGATTACAGTGGACAGGTATGTCAGTCAGGGTAAGATAGACAGCCTCCATATGCCCCGATTTTTGACATTCTCAATGtcgctaaagaatgtcctaagcATGTTATCACATTACATTGACGTCCTAAGCATGTTATCACATTACATTGACGTCCTAAGCATGTTATCACATTACATTGCACGACACTTCGTGGACAATGATACAAGGCTcggatttgcatttttatttgtgtgttctgtattcCAAACAACTTTTGAAGACAAAAAATTAACACTTTTAAATTCATGAAGTATATCATGGAATTTTATTTTCTGCAAATTAAAACCTTTTGCTAGAAAATGGTTTGTTATGCATTAGCTTCTGTTGGACACCCCCCTGCTGATTTATTGATTCCACTGCAGTTTGTTGAGCTGGTTGTCTGTGCACTGTTCCACTAGAGGGCGCTCTAATGACATTTGTTTTTCAGTGCCATTGTTCTTGTGTGTGACTCAAAGTACTTCAGAATTAATGTTATGGTTGTTGTATATGCTTGCCTCTTCATTAATGGGAGTAAAATACTGTAGAGCTCTTCAGGCTTACCTCACAGTTCCATGAAGTTTGTAGAAGAAAACATTCTGCTCTGGACAGGGACTGTCAAAATCAAAATCAATAATGTAGCATTCAAGAAATAAGCATTGTACTTTAACACAAGGGATAGATTTAAGATGTCTAAAGGGGTTATAATATGGtttgtgaaatatattttggtcaattctgaatttaatttaattattcttTAGTAAATTACCATTAAGCATCATATTTtcaagagcagcagtgtggagtagtggttagggctctggactcttgacc
The sequence above is drawn from the Acipenser ruthenus chromosome 12, fAciRut3.2 maternal haplotype, whole genome shotgun sequence genome and encodes:
- the LOC117417187 gene encoding carboxypeptidase N subunit 2-like yields the protein MTAEHALTLLVMVQLCHSLGHSCPDGCHCFTPYKVFCADEEITAVPQNISASVKELVMVTTSLKLIKTGAFKDSPGLSKIILVNNLITEVKQGAFGDLQELQELEINGNQLKELRVEVFSPLTSLKNLNLNFNKFQALNNGLLDPLINLEILHLKGNIITGLPNNIFHQLHKLQILDLSQNRIAVIQRELFKALSDLQTLRLNENIIVTLDAHVFDDLLSLKELSLHGNRIIVLPDNIFTKLNVLENLYLQGNYINFLPSAIFHFLHNLELLDLTSNHLRKIQHFKNMPKLTKLYLAKNQLRTVPGEAFRNLRKLHELALSENQITHLPNTTFHGLFKLEKLYLQKNNLTSLDEGLFQDLSNLQLLSLNENLLHTISEGLFDPIGIMPYATLHDNPWICDCHLLYLHDWVQYNIDNLMHSKMVLCESPEHLGGQSLISLRKKQLICVSEAHPPCNSQPQSENTPAISTPPPEAIPSQCSLTDVDGTSIINCVISKCPVIKVESQIFDDDYKNRFNHSLFSDWSQSSQCAKATLTIIIN